The following DNA comes from Noviherbaspirillum sp. L7-7A.
GAAGCCTTCAGCACCGAGTGGTTCACGCCGTACACGATGGTGGCGTCGACATCCTTGCCGCCCGGCGCGGAGATGATCACCTTCTTGGCGCCGCCCTTCAGGTGGGCCGATGCCTTTTCCTTGGTGGTGAAGAAGCCGGTGCACTCCAGCACCACGTCTACGCCCAGCTCGCCCCATGGGATCTCGGCCGGATTGCGCTGCGCGAACACGCGGATGCGGTCGCCATTGACGACCATGAAGTCGCCATCGACTTCCACGGTGCCGGGGAACTTGCCGTGCGCGGTGTCGTAGCGGGTCAGGTGCGCATTCGACTTGGCATCGCCCAGGTCGTTGATGGCGACGATCTGGATGTCGTTCTTCTTACCGCCTTCATAGTGAGCGCGCAGCACATTGCGGCCGATACGGCCATAGCCGTTGATTGCAACCTTGATCGTCATTTCTACTCTCCAAACATAGTTAAGCAAACCGAATTCGTGACCTGGCGTCGTGACGCCGTCTCATGGCTTCCTGAAGTCGCCACGCAGGCCAGCCGGCGCAGGACTCAGGCCAGCACCATCTTCACCGCGTCCGCCACCTTTTCCGGGGTGAAGCCGAAGTGCTTGAACAGCACGCCAGCCGGGGCGGACTCGCCAAATGTGTCAATTCCGACAACAGCGCCTTCGAGGCCGACATACTTGTACCAGAAGTCGGAGACGCCGGCTTCGACAGCAACACGAGGTATGCCTTTGGTCAACACGCTGGCCTTGTAGGCGGCGTCCTGGCGGTCGAAGACATCCGTGCAGGGCATGGAGACCACGCGCACCGCAACGCCCTGCTGGGCCAGCGCGTCGGCGGCCTTGATTGCCAGCTCCACCTCGGAGCCGGTGGCGATGATGATGGCTTTCGCGTCCGGCGCGTCGCGCAGCACATAGCCGCCGCGGGCGATGTCGGCGACCTGGCCTTCATTGCGCTGCATGAACGGCAGGTTCTGGCGCGAGAAGATCAGGGTGGACGGACCGTTCTTGCGGCGCACCGACTCGGCCCATGCCACCGCCGATTCCACGGTGTCGCACGGGCGCCAGTTGTCCAGGTTGGGGATCAGGCGCAGGCTGGAGATATGCTCGACCGACTGGTGGGTCGGGCCGTCTTCGCCCAGGCCGATGGAGTCGTGGGTGAAGACGAACAGCGTGCGGATCTTCATCAGCGCGGCCATGCGCAATGCATTGCGGCTGTAGTCCGAGAAGGTCAGGAAGGTCGCGCCGAACGGGATGAAGCCGCCATGCAGCGTGATGCCGTTCATGATGGCGCTCATGCCAAACTCGCGCACGCCGTAGTTGATGTGGTTGCCCGGCTGGTTATAGCGCACCGGCACCGATTCCTTCCAGTTGGTCAGGTTGGAGCCGGTCAGGTCGGCCGAGCCGCCCAGGAATTCCGGCAGCACCTGCGCCAGCGCCTGGATCGCATTCTGGCTGGCCTTGCGGGTGGCGATGGTTTCCTGCTTCTCGACGCAGCTGGCGATGTAATTGCGCACGGTCTCGTCGAAGCCGGCCGGCAGTTCGCCCTTCATGCGGCGCTGCAGTTCGGCCGCTTCCTGCGGATATTTTTCCCGGTACAGGCCGAACAGGTTGTTCCAGTCGCCCTCGACGCGGGCGCCGCTCTCACGGGCATCCCAATCGGCATAGACATCGGCCGGAATCTCGAAGGGCTGATCGGACCAGCCCAGCGCTTCGCGGGTCAGGGCGATTTCCTTGTCGCCCAGCGCGGCGCCGTGCACCTTGTCGCTGCCCTGCAGCGTCGGCGCGCCCTTGCCGATCACGGTGCGGCAGCAGATCAGGGTCGGCTTGCCGGCGTCGCGCGCCTGGCGGATCGCCGCGTCGACCGCGTCCACGTCATGGCCGTCGACGGCGCGGATTACATTCCAGCCATAGGCTTCGAAGCGCTTGGGCGTGTCGTCGGTAAACCAGCCTTCCACCTTGCCGTCGATCGAGATGCCGTTGTCGTCGTACAGCACCACCAGCTTGGACAGGCCCAGGGTGCCGGCCAGCGAGCAGGCTTCGTGGGAAATGCCTTCCATCAGGCAGCCGTCGCCGGCGAACACATAGGTGTGATGGTCGATGATGTCCAGGCCCGGACGGTTGAAGTGCGCCGCCAAGAGCTTCTCGGCCAGCGCCATGCCGACTGCATTGGTAATGCCCTGGCCCAGCGGGCCGGTGCTGGTTTCCACGCCCGGCGTGATCTCGTATTCCGGATGGCCCGGCGTCTTCGAATGCAACTGGCGGAAGTTGCGGATCTCGTCCATAGCCAGTTCATGGCCGGTCAGGTGCAGCAGCGCATACAGCAGCATCGAGCCGTGGCCATTGGACAGCACGAAGCGGTCGCGGTTGATCCAGCGCGGATTGGCCGGGTTGTGGCGATAGTGTCGCGCCCACAATGCGACCGCGATCTCGGCCATGCCCATTGGCATGCCGGGATGGCCGGAGTTGGCTTTTTGAACGGCATCCATTGCCAGCGCGCGAATTGCATTGGCCATTCTGTTGGTGGAAGGGGTGGAAGTCATGATGGATTCGGGTAGTGGACGAGACGCGGAGGCGGTTTGGGACATTACTGCAGGCATTGCTGCAAAGCCGCACATTCTAGCAGACTGCCGGGCGTTAATCGTAGTTCCCAGCTGTTGCCAGCACGACAAGCACCGATGTCGCTCAATACCAAACCGGACGGCACAGGCCGCCGACCGGCTTGATGACAGGACACCCGGCCTGGCCTAAAATCAGCCGCCCACCCTAACGGATCAACCATGCCCCGCTTCTACTTTCCCGATGCCCTGACCGAAGGCGCCATCGTCGCCCTGCCCGATCATGTCGCGCATCATCTGCATGTGCTGCGGCTGGCGCCGGGCGACCGGATCACCCTGTTCAACGGCCAGGGCGGCGAATACCACGCCACCCTGGAAAACCTGGACCGCAGGCGGGCGCAGGTGGAAATCAAGCTGTTTTCGCCGCAGGAAGCGGAACTGCCGTATGCAGTCACCCTGGCCCAGGCGCTGCCCGAGGGCAGCAAGATGGACTGGATCATCGAAAAGGCGGTGGAACTGGGCGCCACCGCGCTGCAGCCGCTGGCCGCGCAGCGCTGCGTGGTGCGGCTCTCCGCCGACCGGGCGGCAAAAAAGACGGCGCACTGGCAAGGCATCATCACCGCCGCCGCCGAGCAGTGCGGCCGCAACCGGCTGCCGCACCTGGCCGAGGTCGGCGACTTTGGCGCCTGGATCGGCCAGCATGACCTGCACAAGCGCATCCTGCTGTCGCCGCGCGCCGAACAGCCGCTGTCGGACTGGGCGCGCCACCATCCGCCGCAGGCGGTGACGCTGATGGTCGGCCCGGAAGGCGGCTTTTCCGACGCCGAGGAAAAGGCCGCGCTCGACCATGGCGCGCTCGCCCTGGGCATGGGTCCGCGGGTGTTGCGTACCGAGACCGCTGGCCTTGCCGCGCTGGCGGCGCTGAACGCAGTCTGGGGCGCGATCTAATGCGGCAACCATCGTGAAGCTGCTCAACCGCCTGTTCCGCCGCGCCGTGCCGGAGATCGATGAAGCGCAATGGCAGCAGGCGGTGCAGGGCATGCCTTTCCTGCATCGACTCGATGCAGGCGAACTGGCGCGCCTGAAATCCCTGGCGGCGCGCTTCCTCGACACCCACGCCGTCAGCGGCGCCGGCGGCTTCGAGGTCGGCGATGAGGTGGCGCTGCGCATTGCCGCCCAGGCCTGCCTGCCGGTGCTCAACCTGACCCTGGACCTTTATGACGACATGGCCGGCGTGATCGTCTATCCCGCCGCCTTCGTGGTGCGCCACAGCGAGGTCGACGAAGCCGGCGTGGTGCATGAATGGGAATCAGCCATGGCCGGCGAGGCGCTGGATGCCGGCGGCGCCGTGGTGCTGTCCTGGGAAGATGCGCAGGAAGACCATCTGTGGGACGACGGCGGCAATCTGGTGATCCATGAATTCGTGCACAAGATCGACATGGGCAGCGGCGGCGCCAACGGCTGCCCGCCGTTTCTTGCGCAGTTCCATGCGGGCATCGACCCGGCGCACTGGAAAGCTGCCTTTTCTGCTGCCTATGACGACTTCTGCGCCCGGGTCGACGCGCTGGAACGCCAGCTGCCGCCTGATTTCGACGACGAAAACGAAGATCACCTGGACCTGTACGCCGAACTTGCGCAATCGTTGCCGATGGACCCCTACGGCAGCGAGGCGCCGGCGGAATTCTTCGCGGTTGCTTCCGAGGCATTTTTCGCAAGACCCGCGCCGCTGCGGCGCGTCTACCCGCAAGTGTTTGAATTGCTTGAAAAATATTACCGCCAGCGCATGCCATGAAAAGTCCTGTACGGGCGCCTGATACGGAAAGGCAAAGGTTTGCCCGTATAATCCAAGGTTTTTCGACCGACTCCCGACCCGGCTTCTCCCCATGAAGGTATTTCGCGGACTTCCCAATGCCGAATCGCGCGCGCCCTGCGCGCTTACCATCGGCAACTTCGACGGCGTGCATCGCGGCCACCAGGCCCTGCTGGCGCGTCTGCGCGAAGCGGCGGACCTGCGCAACCTGGAAACTGCGGTGATGACGTTCGAACCGCATCCACGGGAATATTTCGCCCAGCGCGCCGGCGACCTGTCCAAGGCGCCGACCCGCATCGCCAGCCTGCGCGACAAGCTGCAGTCGCTGGCCAATGCCGGCGTCGACCGGGTCATCGTCGAACACTTCAATGCGCATTTCGCGGCGCTGACGCCCGATGAGTTCGTCAGCCGCGTGCTGGTCGAGGGCCTGCATGTGAAATGGCTGATCGTCGGCGAAGACTTTTGCTACGGTGCGCGCCGCGCCGGCAACATGGCCACGCTGATGGAAGCCGGCCGCCGCCATGGCTTCGAGGTCGAGGCGCTGCCCACCGTGAGCAATGACGGCAGCCGCATCTCTTCCTCGGCCATCCGCGCAGCGCTGGCCGCGGCCGACTTCGACCATGCGCGCCAGCTGCTCGGCCATGGCTACACCGTGTCCGGCCATGTGATCCACGGCCAGAAACTGGGCCGCACCCTGGGCTTTCCGACGCTGAACCTGCGCATCGCCCATCGCCGCCCCGCCCTGTCGGGCATTTTCGTGGTGCAGGTGCACGGCCTGGCGCCGCAGCCGCTGCCGGCCGTGGCCAGCCTGGGCGTGCGCCCGACTGTGGACGACAGCGGCCGGGTGCTGCTGGAAACCCATCTCTTCGACTACAACCAGCAGTGCTACGGCAAGCTGATCCGGGTCGAATTCCTGGCCAAGCTGCGCGACGAAGAGAAATACGACGGCCTGGCGGCGCTGACCGCCGCCATCCGCAACGATGAAGAACAAGCCCGCGCCTGGTTCCGCCAGCACAACAGCGGCGCCGTGTCCGCCACCGACCGAATTTGACGCTGCCCAAGAGCGCCGTACCCGATTGCGCCTGGCGGCCACGCCACCGGGCATACCGACAAGTCACCGATTCCAGCAAAGCCATTCCATGTCAGACAACAAGCCCAGCAAACCAGCCAGCAAGCCGCAAAGCCGTTATCCGGTCAACATGCCCGAGACGCCCTTCCCGATGCGCGGCGACCTCGCCAAGCGCGAACCCCAGTGGGTCAAGCAGTGGCAGGAGCGCAAGGTCTACGAAAAGATCCGGGAAGCGTCGAAACAGCGCGAGAAGTTCATCCTGCATGACGGCCCGCCCTATGCCAACGGCGACATCCACATCGGCCACGCGGTCAACAAGATCCTGAAGGACATGATCGTCAAGTCGCGCCAGCTGGCCGGCTTCGACGCGCAGTACGTGCCGGGCTGGGACTGCCACGGCATGCCGATCGAGATCCAGATCGAGAAGCAGTATGGCAAGGGCCTGCCCACCGCCGAAGTGCTGGCCAAGTCGCGCGCCTATGCAGCCGAGCAGATCGAGCGCCAGAAGAAGGACTTCATCCGCCTGGGCGTGCTGGGCGAATGGGACAACCCCTACAAGACCATGAACTTCAGCAATGAGGCCGACGAGATCCGCGCGCTCGGCGCCATCCTGGAAAAGGGTTATGTGTACCGTGGCCTGAAGCCGGTGAACTGGTGCTTCGACTGCGGATCGGCGCTGGCCGAGGCGGAAGTCGAATACCAGGACAAGCGCGACCCGGCCATCGATGTCGGCTTCGCCTTCGCCCAGCACGACCGCCTCGCCACCGCCTTCAACCTGTCGGCCCTGCCGACCGACAAGGGCTATGCGGTGATCTGGACCACCACGCCCTGGACCATCCCGGCCAACCAGGCGCTGAACGTGCATCCGGAATTCAGCTATGCCCTGGTGCAGACCGAGCGCAACGGCGAGCCGCTGCTGCTGCTCCTGGCCGCCGACCTGGTCGACGACTGCCTGGCGCGCTACGGCCTGTCCGGCCGCGTGATCGCCACCTGCGCCGGGGCGGCGCTGTCGGGCATCGCCTTCCGCCATCCGCTGGCCACGGCCGACGCCGGCTACGACCGGCTCTCGCCCATCTATCTCGGCGACTATGTGACCCTGGACGCCGGCACCGGCATCGTCCACTCCTCGCCCGCCTATGGCGTCGACGACTTCCTGTCCTGCAAGGCGCATGGCATGAAGGACGACGACATCATCAACCCGGTGATGGGCGACGGCCGCTACGCTTCCTGGCTGCCGCTGTTCGGCGGCATGACGATCTGGGAAGCCTCCAAGCCGATCTGCGGCGCGCTGGAAGCGGCCGGCTCGCTGTTCAAGCTGGTGATGTTCGACCACAGCTACATGCACTGCTGGCGCCACAAGACGCCCATCATCTACCGCGCCACCTCGCAATGGTTCGCCGGCATGGACGTGGCGCCCAAGGCGGGCGGCGAAACCCTGCGCGAGGCCGCGCTGCGCGGCATCGAGGAAACCGCCTTCTTCCCGAGCTGGGGCAAGGCCAGGCTGCACGGCATGATAGCCAACCGGCCGGACTGGACCCTGTCGCGCCAGCGCCAGTGGGGCGTGCCGATGGCTTTCTTCGTCCACAAGGAAAGCGGCCAGCTGCATCCGCGCACGCCCGAGCTGCTGGAAGCGGTGGCAAAACTGGTCGAGCAGCAAGGCATCGAAGCCTGGCATGCGCTCGATCCGCGCGAGCTGCTGGGCGACGAGGCTGAGATGTACGTGAAGAACCGCGACACGCTCGACGTCTGGTTCGATTCCGGCACCACCCACCAGACCGTGCTGCGCGGCTCGCACCGCCAGCAGTCCGACTTCCCGGCCGACCTCTATCTGGAAGGTTCGGACCAGCACCGCGGCTGGTTCCACTCCTCGCTGCTGACCTCGTCCATGCTCAATGGCCGCGCACCGTACAAGGCGCTGCTGACCCACGGCTTCGTGGTCGATGGCGAAGGCAAGAAGATGTCCAAGTCCAAGGGCAACGTGGTGGCGCCGCAAAAGGTATCGGACTCGCTGGGCGCGGAAATCCTGCGCCTGTGGGTGGCCGCCACCGACTACTCCGGCGAACTGTCGATCTCCGACGAAATCCTGAAGCGCGTGGTGGAAAGCTATCGCCGCATCCGCAACACCCTGCGCTTCCTGCTGGCCAACACCGCCGACTTCAACCCGGCTGAGCATGCGGTGCCGGTGGCCGACATGCTGGAGGTGGACCGCTATGCGATCGCCCGCATGCAGCAGCTGCAGGACGAGATCCTGGCCCACCTCCAGGCCTATGAATTCCATCCGGTGACCGGCAAGCTGCAGATGTACTGCTCGGAAGACCTGGGCGGCTTCTATCTCGACATCCTGAAGGACAGGCTCTACACCGCCGGCGCCGATTCCGCGATCCGCCGCTCGGCCCAGACCGCGATCTGGCACATCACCCACGCGCTGCTGCGTCTGATGGCGCCCATCCTGTCCTTCACCGCCGAGGAAGCCTGGTCCTATTTCGCCGGCGAGGAAGCGTATGCCGCCAGCGGCGAAACCATCTTCACCCAGACCTTCCACCTGCTGCCGCATGTGGAAGACGGCGCGGCGCTGCTGGACAAGTACAGCCGCATCCGCGAAGTGCGGGCCGAAGTCACCAAGGAACTGGAAGAAGTGCGGGTATCCGGCGCGATCGGCTCCTCGCTGCAGGCGGAGGTGGAAATCACCGCCGATGAAGAGCGCCAGGCATTGCTGGAAAGCCTGGGCGAGGACCTGAAGTTCGTGCTGATCACCTCGGCCGCCCGGGTCAGCCCGGCTGCCGACGGCCAGACCGGCGTCAAGGTCACGCCGTCGGATGCGGAAAAGTGCGAGCGCTGCTGGCACTACCGGAAGGACGTGAACGCCGACGCCCGCTATCCCGGCATCTGCGGCCGCTGCGTCTCCAATCTGTACGGCCCCGGCGAAGCGCGCCGCTGCGCCTGAGCCGCAATACCGGCAGCGGCATCCGTCAACGCGGGCGGCGCAACGCGCCGCCCGCCCTTCCAACCGTCCAACCGTCCTGACAGCGACCTCCCATGGCCACCATCAAGAAAACCGTTTTCGCCCCCAAACCCGCCGCCGGCATCACGCCATGGCTGTGCATCGCCGCGCTGGTGGTGCTGCTCGACCAGCTGACCAAGATCATGATCACCCAGATGTTCAGCTACGGCCAGAGCAAGCCGGTGACCTCCTTCTTCAACCTGGTGCTGGCCTATAACAAGGGCGCCGCCTTCAGCTTCCTGGCCGCCGAGGGCGGCTGGCAGCGCTACCTGTTTTCCGGCATCGCCATTGCCGCCGCCGCCTTCATCATCTATCTCTTGAAGCGCCATGCCGGCCAGCGCCTGTTCTGCTGGGCACTGGCGCTGGTGCTGGGCGGCGCGATCGGCAACCTGATCGACCGCATCGCCTACGGCCATGTGATCGACTTCCTCGATGTCCATGTCGCCGGCTGGCACTGGCCCGCGTTCAACATTGCAGACAGCGCAATATGCATCGGCGCGGCGATGTTTATCATTGACGAGCTGCGCCGCGTCAACCGCTAGGCACTGCCACGCACGGAGCATGTTCATGGAACTCGACGGCAAGAAAATCGTTCTCGGCCTGACCGGCGGCATCGCCTGCTACAAGTCCGCCGAGCTGACCCGCGCCCTGGTCAAGGCCGGCGCCTCGGTGCAGGTGGCAATGACCCAGGCCGCCACCCAGTTCATCACGCCGGTGACGATGCAGGCCGTGTCCGGCAAGCCGGTCTTCTTCGACCAGTGGGATGCGCGCATTCCCAACAACATGGCCCACATCGACCTGACCCGCGACGCCGACGCCATCGTGATCGCGCCCTGTTCGACCGACTTCATGTTCAAGCTGGCGCATGGCGCCTGCGACGACCTGCTCTCCACGCTATGCATCGCCCGCCCGGCCAGCATGCCGCTGCTGGTGGCCCCGGCGATGAATGTCGAGATGTGGCAGAACCCGGCCACCCGCCGCAATGCCGCGCAGCTGAAGGCCGACGGCATCGCCGTCCTTGGCCCGGCCGCCGGCGAACAGGCCTGCGGCGAGGTAGGCATGGGCCGCATGCTGGAGCCGGAACAGCTGCTGGAAGAGATCATCGCATCGTTCGTCCCGAAAACCCTGGCAGGCAAGCAGGTGCTGATCACCGCCGGCCCGACCTTCGAGCCGATCGACCCGGTGCGCGGCATCACCAACCTGTCCTCGGGCAAGATGGGCTATGCGATTGCCCGGGCCGCCCGCGAGGCCGGCGCCGAAGTGCTGCTGGTGTCCGGGCCTACCGGCCTGGCTACGCCGTACGGCGTCAGGCGCATCGACGTGCTGACCGCTCAGCAGATGCATGACGCCGTGATGGCGCAGGTACCCGGCCAGGATGTGTTCATTGCCGTGGCCGCGGTGGCCGACTGGCGCGTTGCCAACGCCAGCGCGCGGAAACTGAAAAAGGACGGCAGCGGCGACATGCCGGCGCTGGTGTTCGAGCAGAATCCCGACATCCTTGCCTCGGTTGCCGCTTTGGCAAATAAGCCGTATTGTGTCGGCTTCGCTGCCGAATCAGACAATTTGCTGGAGTACGGCCGGGCCAAGCGCGAGAGGAAAGGCATACCGCTCCTGGTCGGCAATATCGGTCCCAGCACCTTTGGCAGCGACCGCAATGAACTGGTGCTGTTCGACCAGCACGGACACACCGCAATGCCCGCGGCAGACAAGCTGCATCTCGCACGACAGTTAATCAGTGAAATCGCCAGTCGACTGCGCGCCTGACCCGGCGCATGATG
Coding sequences within:
- the tkt gene encoding transketolase, whose protein sequence is MTSTPSTNRMANAIRALAMDAVQKANSGHPGMPMGMAEIAVALWARHYRHNPANPRWINRDRFVLSNGHGSMLLYALLHLTGHELAMDEIRNFRQLHSKTPGHPEYEITPGVETSTGPLGQGITNAVGMALAEKLLAAHFNRPGLDIIDHHTYVFAGDGCLMEGISHEACSLAGTLGLSKLVVLYDDNGISIDGKVEGWFTDDTPKRFEAYGWNVIRAVDGHDVDAVDAAIRQARDAGKPTLICCRTVIGKGAPTLQGSDKVHGAALGDKEIALTREALGWSDQPFEIPADVYADWDARESGARVEGDWNNLFGLYREKYPQEAAELQRRMKGELPAGFDETVRNYIASCVEKQETIATRKASQNAIQALAQVLPEFLGGSADLTGSNLTNWKESVPVRYNQPGNHINYGVREFGMSAIMNGITLHGGFIPFGATFLTFSDYSRNALRMAALMKIRTLFVFTHDSIGLGEDGPTHQSVEHISSLRLIPNLDNWRPCDTVESAVAWAESVRRKNGPSTLIFSRQNLPFMQRNEGQVADIARGGYVLRDAPDAKAIIIATGSEVELAIKAADALAQQGVAVRVVSMPCTDVFDRQDAAYKASVLTKGIPRVAVEAGVSDFWYKYVGLEGAVVGIDTFGESAPAGVLFKHFGFTPEKVADAVKMVLA
- a CDS encoding 16S rRNA (uracil(1498)-N(3))-methyltransferase; translation: MPRFYFPDALTEGAIVALPDHVAHHLHVLRLAPGDRITLFNGQGGEYHATLENLDRRRAQVEIKLFSPQEAELPYAVTLAQALPEGSKMDWIIEKAVELGATALQPLAAQRCVVRLSADRAAKKTAHWQGIITAAAEQCGRNRLPHLAEVGDFGAWIGQHDLHKRILLSPRAEQPLSDWARHHPPQAVTLMVGPEGGFSDAEEKAALDHGALALGMGPRVLRTETAGLAALAALNAVWGAI
- a CDS encoding M90 family metallopeptidase, encoding MKLLNRLFRRAVPEIDEAQWQQAVQGMPFLHRLDAGELARLKSLAARFLDTHAVSGAGGFEVGDEVALRIAAQACLPVLNLTLDLYDDMAGVIVYPAAFVVRHSEVDEAGVVHEWESAMAGEALDAGGAVVLSWEDAQEDHLWDDGGNLVIHEFVHKIDMGSGGANGCPPFLAQFHAGIDPAHWKAAFSAAYDDFCARVDALERQLPPDFDDENEDHLDLYAELAQSLPMDPYGSEAPAEFFAVASEAFFARPAPLRRVYPQVFELLEKYYRQRMP
- a CDS encoding bifunctional riboflavin kinase/FAD synthetase, whose translation is MKVFRGLPNAESRAPCALTIGNFDGVHRGHQALLARLREAADLRNLETAVMTFEPHPREYFAQRAGDLSKAPTRIASLRDKLQSLANAGVDRVIVEHFNAHFAALTPDEFVSRVLVEGLHVKWLIVGEDFCYGARRAGNMATLMEAGRRHGFEVEALPTVSNDGSRISSSAIRAALAAADFDHARQLLGHGYTVSGHVIHGQKLGRTLGFPTLNLRIAHRRPALSGIFVVQVHGLAPQPLPAVASLGVRPTVDDSGRVLLETHLFDYNQQCYGKLIRVEFLAKLRDEEKYDGLAALTAAIRNDEEQARAWFRQHNSGAVSATDRI
- the ileS gene encoding isoleucine--tRNA ligase, with product MSDNKPSKPASKPQSRYPVNMPETPFPMRGDLAKREPQWVKQWQERKVYEKIREASKQREKFILHDGPPYANGDIHIGHAVNKILKDMIVKSRQLAGFDAQYVPGWDCHGMPIEIQIEKQYGKGLPTAEVLAKSRAYAAEQIERQKKDFIRLGVLGEWDNPYKTMNFSNEADEIRALGAILEKGYVYRGLKPVNWCFDCGSALAEAEVEYQDKRDPAIDVGFAFAQHDRLATAFNLSALPTDKGYAVIWTTTPWTIPANQALNVHPEFSYALVQTERNGEPLLLLLAADLVDDCLARYGLSGRVIATCAGAALSGIAFRHPLATADAGYDRLSPIYLGDYVTLDAGTGIVHSSPAYGVDDFLSCKAHGMKDDDIINPVMGDGRYASWLPLFGGMTIWEASKPICGALEAAGSLFKLVMFDHSYMHCWRHKTPIIYRATSQWFAGMDVAPKAGGETLREAALRGIEETAFFPSWGKARLHGMIANRPDWTLSRQRQWGVPMAFFVHKESGQLHPRTPELLEAVAKLVEQQGIEAWHALDPRELLGDEAEMYVKNRDTLDVWFDSGTTHQTVLRGSHRQQSDFPADLYLEGSDQHRGWFHSSLLTSSMLNGRAPYKALLTHGFVVDGEGKKMSKSKGNVVAPQKVSDSLGAEILRLWVAATDYSGELSISDEILKRVVESYRRIRNTLRFLLANTADFNPAEHAVPVADMLEVDRYAIARMQQLQDEILAHLQAYEFHPVTGKLQMYCSEDLGGFYLDILKDRLYTAGADSAIRRSAQTAIWHITHALLRLMAPILSFTAEEAWSYFAGEEAYAASGETIFTQTFHLLPHVEDGAALLDKYSRIREVRAEVTKELEEVRVSGAIGSSLQAEVEITADEERQALLESLGEDLKFVLITSAARVSPAADGQTGVKVTPSDAEKCERCWHYRKDVNADARYPGICGRCVSNLYGPGEARRCA
- the lspA gene encoding signal peptidase II; protein product: MATIKKTVFAPKPAAGITPWLCIAALVVLLDQLTKIMITQMFSYGQSKPVTSFFNLVLAYNKGAAFSFLAAEGGWQRYLFSGIAIAAAAFIIYLLKRHAGQRLFCWALALVLGGAIGNLIDRIAYGHVIDFLDVHVAGWHWPAFNIADSAICIGAAMFIIDELRRVNR
- the coaBC gene encoding bifunctional phosphopantothenoylcysteine decarboxylase/phosphopantothenate--cysteine ligase CoaBC produces the protein MELDGKKIVLGLTGGIACYKSAELTRALVKAGASVQVAMTQAATQFITPVTMQAVSGKPVFFDQWDARIPNNMAHIDLTRDADAIVIAPCSTDFMFKLAHGACDDLLSTLCIARPASMPLLVAPAMNVEMWQNPATRRNAAQLKADGIAVLGPAAGEQACGEVGMGRMLEPEQLLEEIIASFVPKTLAGKQVLITAGPTFEPIDPVRGITNLSSGKMGYAIARAAREAGAEVLLVSGPTGLATPYGVRRIDVLTAQQMHDAVMAQVPGQDVFIAVAAVADWRVANASARKLKKDGSGDMPALVFEQNPDILASVAALANKPYCVGFAAESDNLLEYGRAKRERKGIPLLVGNIGPSTFGSDRNELVLFDQHGHTAMPAADKLHLARQLISEIASRLRA